A genomic stretch from Malus domestica chromosome 15, GDT2T_hap1 includes:
- the LOC139191805 gene encoding 3-hydroxy-3-methylglutaryl-coenzyme A reductase-like: MEGKSYQRLPRVKIFEMRDDYVKFELRDTDASITNALRRVTIAEAPTVAITLVEIEINSSVLNDEFIGPTTPSSSFPSSSATPLLESPPPRPPQQKKDEQLISKEDEEIVESVLSGMTASYELESKLGDCKRAAAIRREAMQKTTGRSLEGLPLEGFDYQSMLGQCCENPVGYVQIPVGVAGPLLLDGEEYMVPMATTEGCLVASTNRGFEAIYASEDAESVLFNDSMPQSFKLSPSSLHFQTLSFSLSWRPQLSKQVTKRHNDTELHLAAQRADLAAVKKILGDIDS; encoded by the coding sequence ATGGAAGGCAAATCGTACCAAAGGCTCCCGCGCGTCAAAATCTTCGAAATGCGTGACGACTACGTGAAGTTTGAGCTCCGCGACACTGACGCCAGCATCACCAACGCGCTTCGCCGCGTCACGATTGCCGAGGCCCCCACCGTCGCCATCACCCTCGTCGAGATCGAGATTAACTCCTCCGTCCTCAACGACGAGTTCATCGGCCCAACTACTCCCTCATCTTCATTTCCGAGTTCATCCGCAACTCCCCTTCTCGAATCGCCGCCGCCGCGTCCGCCTCAGCAGAAGAAAGACGAGCAGCTAATCTCTAAAGAAGACGAGGAGATCGTCGAGTCCGTGTTGTCCGGAATGACAGCGTCTTACGAGCTCGAATCAAAGCTCGGGGACTGCAAACGAGCCGCGGCGATCCGGCGCGAGGCGATGCAGAAAACGACGGGTCGTTCGCTGGAGGGCCTGCCGCTGGAGGGCTTCGATTATCAGTCGATGCTGGGACAGTGCTGTGAGAATCCGGTGGGGTATGTGCAGATCCCGGTAGGAGTCGCTGGACCGCTGTTGCTCGACGGAGAAGAGTACATGGTGCCAATGGCGACAACGGAGGGGTGCCTGGTGGCCAGCACCAATAGGGGATTCGAGGCAATTTACGCCTCAGAAGATGCCGAGAGTGTCCTCTTCAACGACTCGATGCCTCAGAGCTTCAAATTGTCTCCCAGCAGCCTCCACTTTCagactctctctttctctctctcatggcGTCCCCAATTGAGCAAGCAGGTGACAAAGCGGCACAACGACACGGAGCTTCACTTGGCGGCTCAGCGCGCGGATCTAGCCGCCGTAAAGAAGATTCTCGGCGATATCGATTCGTAG
- the LOC139191806 gene encoding ankyrin repeat-containing protein ITN1-like, producing MVGTVSGAEFDTEVAEVRAAVVNEVNELGETALFTAADKGHLDVVKELLKYSNKETVTKKNRSGFDPLHAAASQGHHAIVQVLLDHDPGLSKTLGLENSTPLISAAHKGHAAVVDGLLSKDSTLLEISRSNGKNALHLAARQGHAEIVRALLTKDPQLARRTDKKGQTALHMAAKDELCRDVYSFGEIMLGILSRGRLINSGASMHSKSRDVVLREIYNENEAGSNISLQEEVKLVVKVAMLCTRSRPSDRPSMESALKLLSESKIQMKKQPNF from the coding sequence ATGGTGGGGACCGTAAGCGGTGCGGAGTTTGATACGGAGGTGGCTGAGGTCCGGGCGGCGGTGGTGAATGAGGTGAATGAGCTGGGAGAGACGGCTTTGTTCACGGCGGCGGATAAAGGGCACCTTGATGTGGTTAAGGAGCTGTTGAAGTATTCGAACAAGGAGACCGTTACGAAGAAGAACAGGTCCGGGTTCGACCCCTTGCATGCTGCTGCAAGTCAAGGACACCATGCCATTGTCCAGGTACTCCTAGATCATGATCCTGGGCTAAGCAAAACACTGGGCCTGGAAAATTCAACCCCACTTATATCCGCAGCCCATAAAGGGCATGCAGCGGTAGTTGATGGACTGTTGTCGAAGGATTCTACCTTGTTGGAAATTTCTAGATCAAACGGGAAGAATGCATTGCATCTAGCTGCAAGACAGGGGCATGCGGAGATTGTAAGGGCATTGCTTACAAAGGATCCACAATTGGCACGAAGAACTGACAAGAAAGGGCAAACTGCATTGCATATGGCTGCAAAAGATGAGCTATGCAGGGATGTATACAGCTTTGGGGAGATCATGCTGGGGATTCTAAGCCGCGGCAGGTTGATAAATTCTGGCGCAAGTATGCATAGCAAGTCAAGAGACGTTGTTCTGCGGGAAATCTACAACGAGAACGAAGCTGGTTCCAACATTTCACTGCAAGAAGAGGTAAAACTGGTAGTTAAGGTTGCTATGCTTTGCACCAGGAGTAGGCCATCCGATCGACCATCCATGGAAAGTGCATTGAAGCTTTTATCCGAGTCGAAAATCCAGATGAAAAAACAACCCAACTTTTGA